One stretch of Harmonia axyridis chromosome 1, icHarAxyr1.1, whole genome shotgun sequence DNA includes these proteins:
- the LOC123684551 gene encoding major facilitator superfamily domain-containing protein 9-like: MLNKYKNIIYTIAFMDLFAIGLITPLFGTHLRGLGASNFLIGIIASSYSGIQVISGPLIGSWSDVRDRKVVLMISLLFCAVCYLSLGIFSSIFCIFLIRLLLGFMKHTQSICKAMVSDLFPPDKHSELLSRTAVLGTIGFNIGPLFGGFISELSNGFTLVCTLTFILFLMNIFLASLLPSFKKRHEKGDELQVKSLGIKQELLKIGANIKNIDWPQSWHLFAMRFLSSIATALFFYNQTFYMKEFFNLSQRHIGYVITFSGTIQTITVYSLSYLNQMFYKNEPDGVKCISHFFLLMSIASLLLCFANQFTYFLICIIPFVISSSVLRISTTQIVLEKCDKDKIGTYGGVSYSFVSIAKFIVPTLSGIVSDSFSNQASIVLSFIPAITGVILTSTILKKKNKEL, encoded by the exons atgttgaacaaatataaaaatattatatataccATAGCATTTATG GACCTATTTGCTATTGGTCTCATAACACCACTATTTGGCACACATTTGAGAGGACTTGGAGCATCTAATTTCTTAATAGGAATTATTGCATCTTCTTATTCTGGAATTCAGGTCATTTCAGGACCCTTGATC GGAAGTTGGAGTGATGTCAGAGATCGTAAAGTTGTTCTAATGATTTCTTTGCTCTTCTGTGCTGTGTGTTACCTTTCATTGGGAATCTTCAGCTCTATATTTTGTATATTTCTCATCCGTTTACTGCTAG GTTTCATGAAACACACACAGTCGATATGTAAGGCTATGGTATCTGATCTTTTTCCACCGGATAAACATTCTGAGCTTTTAAGTAGAACAGCAGTTTTGGGAACAATAGGATTTAATATAGGACCATTATTTGGAGGATTTATTTCAGAACTTTCGAATGGTTTCACATTAGTCTGTACTTTGACTTTTATATTGTTCCTTATGAATATAT ttttAGCATCCTTATTACCAAGTTTCAAGAAGAGGCATGAAAAAGGTGATGAGTTACAAGTGAAATCACTAGGGATCAAACAAGAGTTGTTGAAAATTGGagcaaatataaaaaatatcgattGGCCTCAAAGTTGGCACTTATTTGCCATGAGATTTTTATCTAGCATAGCTACTGCCCTCTTCTTTTATAATCAGACGTTCTACATGAAAGAATTCTTCAATTTATCACAAAGACATATAGGTTATGTCATTACTTTCAGTGGAACAATACAGACGATTACAGTTTACTCACTCAGTTACCTAAACCAGATGTTCTATAAGAATGAACCAGATGGCGTTAAGTGTATTTCACATTTCTTTCTCCTTATGAGTATCGCAAGTCTATTGTTATGTTTTGCAAATCAGTTTACGTATTTTTTAATATGTATAATACCTTTCGTTATATCTTCCTCTGTATTGAGAATAAGTACAACACAAATTGTATTAGAAAAATGTGATAAGGATAAAATAGGTACATATGGTGGAGTGTCCTATAGCTTTGTTTCTATAGCTAAATTTATCGTCCCTACTTTATCTGGTATTGTAAGTGATAGTTTCAGTAATCAAGCTTCTATAGTTTTGTCTTTTATACCTGCAATTACAGGTGTAATACTAACTTCAACgattttgaagaagaaaaataaagaattgtGA
- the LOC123684560 gene encoding zinc finger matrin-type protein 5, with the protein MGRRYYCDYCDKTFIDDVGARKKHLQSSHHIKLRNWYYDDCRDTSVILKEEITKAPCRRYEQNGTCQFAGNCKYRHYTQDELAQLADQVEKEEAFKQRKREESLNIATLDSWMEKYSEKVINKADSNIIRPFWTYPSALERRADLPPSLKKFQESNFVPGDLQEWG; encoded by the coding sequence ATGGGACGACGATATTATTGTGATTATTGTGACAAAACCTTCATTGATGATGTAGGAGCTAGAAAGAAGCACTTGCAGAGTTCTCATCATattaaactgagaaattggTATTATGATGATTGTAGAGATACCAGTGTTATATTGAAAGAAGAAATAACGAAAGCACCTTGCAGACGTTATGAACAGAATGGCACCTGTCAATTTGCTGGGAATTGTAAATATAGGCATTACACACAAGACGAATTAGCACAATTGGCGGACCAAGTTGAGAAAGAAGAGGCATTCAAACAGAGAAAAAGGGAAGAATCACTTAATATAGCCACTTTAGATTCTTGGATGGAGAAATATAGTGAGAAAGTGATAAACAAAGCAGATAGCAATATTATTAGGCCTTTTTGGACATATCCCAGTGCTCTGGAGAGGAGGGCTGATTTACCACCTTCCTTGAAGAAGTTCCAGGAAAGTAATTTTGTACCTGGTGATTTACAAGAATGGGGatga
- the LOC123684537 gene encoding uncharacterized protein LOC123684537 has translation MAQIGGDKMVLVQFLDILALSILVPAVPPTILKTGGTLMHLGCLMSLSAAVRLISSKICAELLKVSGKRTLLQYSLIISCFFNALLYLVSSCFYGIMLNRVLFLLFNQVPLLSSMLVSKEDGNQSALKNPLTQRLIAGLAGCAIVGSIIDSKGGFYVLVLLSTAISGIAAAIAMQDQPKEKEKEKQLTPSTVIDVLKKTYVSTMKDIRDIDIHFANWDALLTKSLLVINAKVVYILFVVLIIFVFQGKGSLVNATAAYQTIILSLSGIAFNKLNLYVNNMGNPKQILEKSLLACILCAFLLSCAPSYSFYLFMFIPFVISRAFIEYYFIEVFETKKNQKLTQDLETVSTITEVVGPLFVGLVFQLLKHNAYRLLTVLPFVAIYYIVSKRVYREVKPEKTVETKEEQSKAKKDE, from the exons ATGGCTCAGATAGGTGGGGACAAGATGGTTCTTGTCCAATTTTTG GATATCTTAGCACTGAGTATATTGGTACCTGCAGTGCCCCCTACAATTCTAAAAACTGGAGGTACTTTAATGCACCTTGGATGCTTAATGTCTTTAAGCGCAGCAGTAAGATTGATATCTTCCAAAATTTGC GCTGAACTTTTGAAGGTATCTGGAAAACGGACTTTACTCCAGTATTCCCTCATAATTAGTTGCTTCTTCAATGCTCTACTTTATCTTGTCTCATCGtgtttttatggaataatgcTAAATAGAGTTCTATTCC ttctgtTCAACCAAGTGCCCCTTCTTTCTTCTATGTTGGTATCCAAAGAAGATGGGAATCAAAGTGCGCTCAAAAATCCGTTAACACAAAGGCTAATAGCAGGTTTAGCGGGCTGTGCAATAGTTGGATCTATTATCGATTCGAAGGGTGGTTTTTATGTGTTGGTACTATTGTCCACTGCCATATCTGGAATAGCAGCTG CAATCGCAATGCAAGACCAAccaaaagagaaagaaaaagaaaaacagcTGACCCCATCCACAGTAATCGACGTTCTGAAAAAAACTTACGTCTCTACGATGAAGGATATTCGAGATATCGACATCCATTTTGCCAATTGGGATGCACTTCTGACCAAGTCCCTCCTAGTAATCAACGCTAAAGTTGTTTACATCTTATTCGTGGTGTTGATTATTTTCGTGTTTCAAGGAAAAGGATCCTTGGTCAATGCGACTGCAGCCTACCAGACTATTATTCTCAGTTTATCTGGCATAGCTTTCAATAAACTGAATCTGTACGTGAATAACATGGGAAATCCTAAGCAAATATTAGAAAAGTCACTGCTCGCTTGTATACTTTGTGCATTCTTACTAAGTTGCGCACCcagttattcattttatttattcatgttTATACCATTCGTTATATCTAGAGCTTTCATTGAGTACTACTTCATAGAAGTTTTTGAAACTAAGAAAAACCAGAAGTTAACTCAAGACCTCGAAACGGTGTCTACAATTACTGAAGTTGTGGGACCCTTATTCGTCGGTTTAGTGTTTCAACTACTCAAACATAATGCTTATAGATTATTAACAGTGCTTCCGTTCGTAGCCATTTATTACATAGTTAGTAAAAGAGTGTACAGAGAAGTTAAACCAGAAAAAACTGTAGAAACTAAAGAAGAACAAAGTAAAGCAAAAAAGGACGAATAA